The genomic window GGCCAGGAAGCCCTCCGGCGTGGTGATCGTTTTGTCCGTCGCGGCCGGCATGCCGGTGCGGGCGAGCAGGGCCCGCACCTCCTCCGGCGGGGTGTTCGCGAGGAGCGCCTTGCCGACGCCCGTCGAGTGCGGCAGGACGCGCCGCCCGACCTCCGTGAACATGCGCATCGAGTGCTTCGACGGCACCTGCGCCACGTACACGATCTCGTCCCCGTCGAGCAGCGCCATGTTCGCCGTCTCGCCGGTCTCCTCGACCAGTCGGGCCAGATAGGGGCGGGCCCAGGTGCCGAGCAGCCGGGACGCGGACTCGCCGAGGCGGATCAGGCGGGGGCCCAGCGCGTACCGCCGGTTCGGCTGCTGGCGCACGTAACCGCAGGCCACGAGCGTGCGCATCAGGCGGTGGATGGTGGGCAGGGGCAGCCCGCTGCTCGCCGAGAGCTCGCTCAGCCCGACCTCGCCCCCGGCATCGGCCATCCGCTCCAGCAGATCGAAGGCGCGCTCGAGGGACTGGACGCCACCGCTGGTCGCGGCGGGCTTGGCGGCGGCGTCGGTGTTCACCGGGGCGCTGCTGGCGTTGGACGTCGGCACGTCAACGGTCCTTTCAGGCGGGCGGGCGAGTTGCCAGCCTACCGGGCGGCTGTGCGCGGCACATCGGCATCGACGAGGCGTCCTTGCCGGTCAGGGCGCGTTTGTCCGGGTGCGGACCGCGCCCTCCCATGATCTCTTGACGCTGCTTCTGTGTATAGCTACGTTCTGCTCAGTGAAATTTACTTTCCACTTTGTGGATACATCTAACCGGTGCCCGTGGCCCACCGGTCGCTCTTGACGGGTCGCGACTCGAGGTGAAGACTTCTTCAACAGTTCGTTGAATTCCGCTGTGTGAAAGGGAAGCGAGGGGCACGGGTGTCCGGACCGGACGTGAACCTGGTACTGCGCTCGACGCGCGTCATCACCCCCGAGGGGACGCGCGCCGCGGCCGTCGCCGTCGCCGGGGGGAGCATCGCGGCCGTGCTGCCGTACGGCGCCGAGGTGCCCGCCGGTGCCCGGCTCGAGGATGTCGGGGACGACGTCGTACTCCCCGGACTCGTCGACACCCACGTCCATG from Streptomyces formicae includes these protein-coding regions:
- a CDS encoding IclR family transcriptional regulator encodes the protein MPTSNASSAPVNTDAAAKPAATSGGVQSLERAFDLLERMADAGGEVGLSELSASSGLPLPTIHRLMRTLVACGYVRQQPNRRYALGPRLIRLGESASRLLGTWARPYLARLVEETGETANMALLDGDEIVYVAQVPSKHSMRMFTEVGRRVLPHSTGVGKALLANTPPEEVRALLARTGMPAATDKTITTPEGFLAALEQVRRAGYAVDDNEQEIGVRCLAVSVPDSPTAAAISISGPAGRVTEAATEKIVPILQTVAKELSEALASTSAPQS